The Beijerinckiaceae bacterium genome has a window encoding:
- a CDS encoding (2Fe-2S)-binding protein, with the protein MNELFAICRTFEIDDGQVRGFVLMRAGDANVAKPWPILITRKANQFFGFENACPHQGLRLDTRPGEFLDEEGNFITCGNHRAQFDPDTGHCFIGPCQGQSLTPITLVIDDGDVCLTGVELAEEDGLDIPDPEEIPEVMITGD; encoded by the coding sequence ATGAATGAGCTTTTTGCGATATGTCGGACATTCGAGATCGACGACGGGCAAGTAAGAGGATTTGTTCTGATGCGGGCGGGGGACGCCAATGTGGCCAAGCCGTGGCCGATTTTGATCACGCGCAAGGCCAACCAATTCTTCGGCTTCGAAAATGCCTGCCCGCATCAAGGCTTGCGCCTGGATACGAGGCCGGGCGAATTTCTGGACGAGGAAGGCAATTTCATTACCTGTGGCAATCATCGTGCCCAATTCGATCCGGATACGGGCCATTGCTTTATCGGGCCCTGCCAGGGCCAGAGCCTGACTCCCATCACGCTGGTGATCGACGATGGAGATGTGTGCCTGACGGGAGTTGAACTGGCGGAAGAGGATGGGCTCGATATCCCCGATCCGGAGGAGATCCCGGAAGTCATGATCACGGGAGATTGA
- a CDS encoding thioredoxin reductase: MSTIETRRDQMFPKLRQEEIDRLRRFGEVRRYAPGDLLFVSGEQSPGMFVLIAGTVAVSSRDGLGHVIPIVEEGPGEFLAEVGQLSGRPALVDARAKTDVKALLISSEQLRSLIVAEAELGEKIMRALILRRVALIENGAGGPILIGPAWNPDMIRLQGFLARNGYPHQALDPAEDADARELLQRYTSNPSDLLLAICPDGTVLKNPSPTELARCLGMVSCDSPDRTYDVAIVGAGPAGLATAVYAASEGLSVIVFDACAFGGQAGASARIENYLGFPTGISGQALTGRAFVQAQKFGAEMAIPTEVTGLDCSDAPFSLALADGRQVKATAVVVAAGARYRRPSIPRLEEFEGRGIWYWASPIEARMCRQEEVVLVGGGNSAGQAAVFLSGFAAKISMLVRAPSLTSTMSRYLIDRIAAQANIELSCNTEIVALAGSSEGRLELVRWRHAPTGAETERPIRNVFLFIGADPATNWLRACGVGLDEKGFVRTGPQAATADASTEGPRRKPLPLESNVPGVFAVGDARAGSVKRVGGAIGEGAAAVAQVHSFLKSMSGG, encoded by the coding sequence ATGTCCACGATCGAGACTCGCCGCGACCAGATGTTTCCAAAACTCCGGCAGGAGGAGATCGACCGTCTCCGCCGTTTCGGCGAGGTCCGGCGCTACGCTCCAGGTGATCTTTTATTTGTCTCGGGCGAACAGAGCCCTGGCATGTTCGTCCTCATTGCCGGGACCGTGGCGGTCAGCTCGCGGGACGGTTTGGGCCATGTCATCCCGATTGTCGAAGAAGGACCGGGCGAGTTCCTTGCCGAAGTCGGACAATTGTCGGGCCGGCCCGCGCTCGTCGACGCGCGTGCCAAAACCGATGTCAAAGCGCTTCTCATTTCTTCCGAGCAGCTGCGTAGCCTCATCGTCGCCGAAGCCGAACTCGGCGAAAAAATCATGCGCGCGCTTATCCTTCGCCGGGTCGCCTTGATCGAGAATGGCGCCGGCGGTCCGATTCTCATTGGGCCGGCATGGAACCCCGACATGATTCGCCTGCAGGGTTTTCTTGCCCGCAACGGCTACCCGCATCAGGCGCTTGACCCGGCCGAGGATGCCGACGCGCGGGAGCTACTCCAACGTTATACATCGAACCCTTCAGATCTGCTTCTTGCCATTTGCCCCGATGGAACCGTGCTCAAGAATCCGAGCCCCACGGAACTCGCACGCTGCCTCGGTATGGTGAGCTGCGATTCGCCGGACCGAACTTATGATGTCGCGATCGTCGGCGCCGGGCCGGCGGGTCTTGCGACCGCCGTTTATGCCGCCTCGGAAGGTCTGTCGGTCATCGTGTTCGACGCCTGCGCCTTTGGCGGGCAGGCCGGCGCGAGCGCCCGCATCGAGAATTATCTCGGATTCCCGACCGGCATCTCTGGCCAAGCGCTCACCGGACGCGCCTTCGTGCAAGCCCAGAAATTCGGGGCGGAGATGGCAATTCCAACAGAAGTCACCGGGCTTGATTGCAGCGACGCCCCGTTTTCCTTGGCCTTGGCCGATGGCCGGCAAGTGAAGGCGACAGCGGTTGTGGTGGCTGCCGGTGCGCGCTACCGGCGCCCTTCTATTCCCCGTCTTGAGGAGTTCGAGGGCCGTGGCATTTGGTACTGGGCGTCCCCCATTGAAGCCCGCATGTGTCGGCAGGAGGAGGTCGTGCTGGTCGGCGGAGGCAATTCGGCCGGGCAGGCCGCCGTTTTTCTCTCCGGCTTCGCCGCCAAAATATCAATGCTCGTGCGCGCGCCCAGCCTCACATCGACCATGTCGCGCTATTTGATCGACCGGATCGCGGCGCAGGCGAATATTGAGCTTTCGTGCAACACCGAAATCGTCGCGCTCGCAGGCTCAAGCGAAGGGCGGCTCGAACTCGTGCGCTGGCGGCATGCGCCAACGGGCGCTGAAACGGAGCGGCCAATCCGCAATGTGTTTTTGTTTATCGGCGCCGACCCGGCGACCAATTGGCTGCGGGCCTGCGGCGTTGGGCTCGACGAAAAGGGATTTGTCAGAACCGGTCCTCAAGCGGCGACGGCCGACGCCTCAACGGAGGGGCCACGCCGCAAACCGCTCCCGCTCGAATCGAATGTTCCGGGCGTGTTCGCTGTCGGCGATGCGCGGGCCGGCTCGGTGAAGCGGGTTGGCGGCGCCATCGGCGAGGGTGCGGCTGCAGTCGCGCAAGTCCACAGTTTTCTCAAATCGATGTCCGGTGGCTGA
- a CDS encoding photosystem reaction center subunit H: MLFVESTLKGYAVEAADGKIGVVSDFLFDDQSWKIRWLVLDPGDWLPHRRILLHPSALEVPDPVRQSIGVKLTKAEVVGSPDLRDHEPVSSQMQSHLYDYYGWDPMWGDSYFGVGAIATPFSPPPLIKTAPVEEEVAEESASSDEADPHLRSVTEVTGYRLHATDGEIGHIENFVFDHANWDIRYLGVDTRNWWPGQHVLISPYAVREIDWADRHVELNITRAQVKASPPWDSVAMVDHAYEQQLHTHYDWPGYWFYRDERDQH; the protein is encoded by the coding sequence ATGCTGTTCGTCGAATCAACGCTCAAGGGTTACGCGGTCGAGGCCGCCGACGGTAAGATCGGCGTCGTCAGCGACTTTCTGTTCGACGACCAGAGCTGGAAGATTAGATGGCTTGTCCTCGATCCCGGGGACTGGCTGCCCCATCGGCGAATTCTGCTGCATCCCTCGGCGCTCGAAGTACCGGATCCCGTGCGGCAATCGATTGGGGTGAAGCTGACCAAGGCGGAAGTCGTAGGAAGCCCCGATTTGCGGGATCATGAGCCGGTGTCGAGTCAGATGCAATCTCATCTCTATGACTACTATGGCTGGGATCCGATGTGGGGCGACAGTTATTTCGGGGTTGGTGCGATTGCGACGCCCTTTTCGCCACCGCCCCTTATCAAGACTGCTCCGGTGGAGGAAGAAGTGGCGGAGGAGTCAGCCTCTTCCGATGAAGCCGATCCGCATCTTCGCAGCGTCACCGAGGTCACCGGCTATCGCCTCCATGCGACCGATGGTGAAATTGGCCATATCGAAAATTTTGTCTTCGATCACGCCAATTGGGACATCCGCTACCTCGGCGTCGACACTCGCAATTGGTGGCCGGGGCAGCATGTCCTGATCTCGCCTTATGCTGTGCGCGAGATTGATTGGGCGGACCGCCATGTCGAGCTGAACATTACCCGCGCGCAAGTGAAGGCCAGCCCGCCGTGGGACTCGGTCGCCATGGTCGATCATGCTTATGAGCAGCAATTGCACACCCATTATGATTGGCCGGGCTACTGGTTCTACCGCGACGAACGCGATCAGCATTGA
- a CDS encoding CDP-diacylglycerol pyrophosphatase gives MGFFLHRVTRFAAILGPILAALAASPPCVAAANRNGLWVVVHDICLPAYRGFGVAFPCTEVNIAKGLDRGFAVLQKPSSTAHIIVVPTTPISGIESPALQEDATPNYWEAAWDARRFVEEGSHRQLPRDKIGMAINSAASRSQDQLHIHVACIAPPVANFLRRHQAEIHGAWSSLRSGLLGHRFVAMKVETDSLDQVDPFKLLAHGLPSGKFSMGNQTLAVFGATFNDGKPGFYLLANDSGASPKDIVSAEALLDDNCAN, from the coding sequence ATGGGGTTCTTTTTGCACAGAGTCACGCGTTTCGCCGCCATATTGGGACCGATCCTTGCGGCGCTCGCGGCTTCACCCCCATGTGTTGCCGCAGCCAACAGAAACGGCCTGTGGGTGGTTGTCCACGACATTTGCCTGCCCGCCTATCGCGGCTTCGGCGTCGCGTTTCCCTGCACGGAGGTCAACATTGCCAAAGGTCTCGACCGAGGCTTTGCCGTGCTGCAGAAGCCCTCGAGTACCGCCCATATCATCGTTGTTCCGACCACGCCCATTTCCGGCATTGAAAGCCCGGCGTTGCAGGAAGATGCCACGCCCAATTATTGGGAGGCGGCCTGGGACGCCCGCCGCTTCGTCGAGGAAGGCTCGCACCGCCAGCTGCCGCGTGACAAGATCGGGATGGCAATCAATTCGGCGGCCAGTCGCAGCCAGGATCAGCTGCATATTCACGTTGCCTGCATTGCCCCGCCGGTCGCCAATTTCCTGCGCCGCCACCAAGCGGAGATTCACGGAGCCTGGTCTTCGCTGCGTTCAGGACTTCTCGGGCACAGATTTGTGGCGATGAAAGTCGAAACGGACAGCCTGGATCAAGTCGATCCCTTTAAATTACTGGCGCATGGGCTTCCGTCAGGCAAGTTTTCCATGGGGAACCAAACCCTCGCTGTATTCGGAGCGACCTTCAATGACGGGAAGCCCGGATTTTATCTTTTGGCCAATGACTCCGGCGCGTCACCGAAGGATATCGTCAGCGCGGAAGCATTGCTTGATGACAATTGCGCGAATTGA
- a CDS encoding transcriptional regulator MntR encodes MTGADNEKQETARHAERFGRVRDAHQRELAEDYVELIADLIDQRGEARVVDLAGRLGVTNATVNNTIQRLQRDGLVTSKPYRSIFLTVQGKELADTSRERHHVVREFLVALGVDLETADIDAEGIEHHVSDATLGAFRGYLKKHRPVR; translated from the coding sequence ATGACCGGCGCTGACAATGAAAAGCAGGAGACCGCTCGTCACGCCGAACGGTTCGGGCGGGTGCGCGACGCTCATCAACGGGAATTGGCCGAAGATTATGTCGAGCTGATCGCCGATCTCATCGACCAAAGAGGGGAGGCGCGCGTCGTGGATTTAGCGGGGCGCCTGGGTGTGACCAATGCGACCGTCAACAACACGATCCAGCGGCTCCAGCGCGATGGTCTGGTGACAAGCAAACCCTACCGCTCAATCTTCCTGACAGTGCAGGGCAAGGAGTTAGCCGACACATCGCGTGAGCGCCATCACGTGGTTCGGGAGTTTCTTGTCGCGCTCGGCGTCGATCTTGAGACGGCGGACATCGACGCCGAGGGAATCGAGCACCATGTCAGCGATGCGACACTGGGCGCTTTCCGCGGCTACCTAAAGAAGCATCGGCCCGTTCGCTGA